The Anopheles gambiae chromosome 2, idAnoGambNW_F1_1, whole genome shotgun sequence genomic sequence CAGTGTACGAGTACGAACCGTGGGCGACCTGCACCTCATGGTCCTTGTTGCCCGCGTTCTTCACGAAGCCTTCCTCCTGGGCGGTAATACCGTTGCCCGACTCGTACGCAAACTTGTAGCTACCGTCGTGGCTGCTGTACGATTCGCTGTGCACGATCGGGATCTGCTTGGCCGGGGCGTGATCGTACTCCGGCGCATGATGGTACTGGTCGGCGGCGGCCAGGCTTGCCACCAGCAACACTCCCAGCGAGGCGGTAATGAACTGTAACGGGACGCAATGGGAATGTATTTAAAAGCCTGAAATCCTTACAGGAAGCAGTCCGACTTCACTTACCATCTTCATGGTTGTAATGGGGGCGCTGCTTGAATCTGCTGCCTGGTGAAGCTGACTTGACGGTTGCTGCGACTGCACTGATGGCCTTCCGAATTCGGGTAGTTCTTTTTATACCGGAGGCCACCCCAAACAGTGGCGCCCGCTTGGTCAGGCTGCTGCCCCGGATGCTGCCCCGTGTTGGTTTTGCGTCTTTCCGACGATTCCGCCATGTGTTTCACTCTCGCACACGAGCGAGGATAATAAGAGCGGTCGGCGGGTACTGATAAATGTACGATGTTATGCGAGCGATGCTGCGGAACTACTCTCGGGCaacaagtttgttttttttttgggtgtacGTTGCAATGTGCAAGCAATTCGTTTCCACTTTTTGTCTGTGGGGAGAGGTCCATGGAAATTGTGTAAACATTAAACTGCTGCGCGCACTATTGAAACGGGCATCGATCGCGATCGTAACAACGGGGAAGCAAAAGAGTGAACGCTGGCACACGCGATGGAGGAGGAAGTAGAGTAAGAGTCGAAGGCAGTGCAGAAGAAGGCAATTAAATCTGTTTGATTGATATACCCGTACGGGGCTGCGGTGTGCATGGAAATTGATCTATTACAGGGAGAGAAGTCACGGGCGAATAAGAACAAGAACAGAAAGCGTGAGCGTTTGGAGTGACGATAGTgatgtgagagagagaaagacttTCACCCGTAGGCAATTTTGGAAAATCAcgtt encodes the following:
- the LOC1276675 gene encoding endocuticle structural glycoprotein SgAbd-2, yielding MKMFITASLGVLLVASLAAADQYHHAPEYDHAPAKQIPIVHSESYSSHDGSYKFAYESGNGITAQEEGFVKNAGNKDHEVQVAHGSYSYTDPHGVPVSLSYVADENGFQVQGSHVPTPPPVPKELVDAYAKAASQPQSHDEPEYAQPAQQHGYSAY